A genome region from Conger conger chromosome 16, fConCon1.1, whole genome shotgun sequence includes the following:
- the LOC133114024 gene encoding golgin subfamily A member 6-like protein 2 yields MCGNRFCVFNNQAIVNNPKVPELLKAIEEMNKATKSCFSLEMYFEAQLARMVRDIKGTSLLSDERRISRLTASKADDRWRKMKTEERDLALAEWSTSVSFAAQRSDCLRIVLVGKTGNGRSATGNTILQRKEFLSQPSPTPVTTCCKKGVGEVAGRRVAVVDTPGLFDTSTNEEFQQEIAKCISYLAPGPHVFLLVLQIGRITKEEKETWQLIKSTFGKMAEEFTIVMFTKGDDLQNTSIESYIQSGDATIQSLICDCGNRYHVFNNNDMTNITQVSKLLDKIDTMKKKNGGGCYTNEMFQEAEMTIKKECERILRERAGEMRREREKLQAKHEEEMKEMKRRMEEQRLKEQEERNHREKELKEKEEHLRKEREEKEEVEVERKQKEEQERKEWDEKQKEMRNEFEKEREQERQKREKERRDQEEIMERNLGEKKQLKKQQEEWDKERKEERARQDKEDEQRREEERKRLAKLQEEFDKEREEKGQKRKKEDQVRKESEEKECKEIEEDYKTKMNEMKSKYEEEARKQAEEFNDIKEKHKQEFLVLTGPGRGSVQMKGVQKVDVWTLLQVTQALGAVLGTCFGPSGGQVFFTCDTGDVLITRDGQHILSSLRLDHPIARVLVECVSAHCDITGNGAKSFLLLLGALLWAHRPLSIYVQEAAAQVQLPGQAQYGPRFLEAQGHFLGPSGAEPPGQAARGLESLACKYQLLLSVLHTLTSLLSIDLILHSHVSSQEEPSEEEDEGEEGHGD; encoded by the exons ATGTGTGGCaacaggttctgtgttttcaacaACCAGGCCATTGTGAATAACCCAAAAGTTCCAGAGCTTCTGAAGGCTATAGAGGAGATGaataaagcaacaaaaagctGCTTTTCCCTGGAGATGTACTTCGAGGCACAGCTGGCGAGGATGGTTCGAGATATAAAGGGCACATCACTGC tcagcgatgagcgCAGAATCTCACGGTTGACTGCATCGAAGGCGGACGACAGGTGGAGGAAGAtgaagacagaggagagggatttggctctaGCAGAGTGGAGTACCTCAGTGAGc TTTGCAGCTCAGAGATCTGACTGTCTGAGGATAGTGCTCGTGGGGAAGACAGGAAATGGGAGAAGTGCCACAGGAAACACCATTCTGCAGAGGAAGGAGTTCCTGTCTCAGCCCAGTCCAACACCAGTGACTACCTGCTGTAAGAAAGGAGTAGGGGAAGTAGCTGGCAGGCGTGTTGCTGTAGTTGACACACCAGgtctctttgacacatctactaATGAGGAGTTCCAGCAGGAAATCGCCAAATGCATCTCCTATTTGGCCCCAGGACCTCATGTGTTTCTCCTGGTGCTACAGATTGGGAGAATCacaaaggaggagaaggagacatGGCAGCTCATTAAGAGTACCTTTGGTAAAATGGCTGAAGAGTTTACCATAGTCATGTTCACAAAAGGGGATGATCTTCAAAATACATCCATTGAAAGTTACATTCAAAGCGGTGATGCTACAATCCAGAGTCTGATTTGTGATTGTGGAAATAGGTATCATGTCTTCAATAataatgacatgacaaacatcaCCCAAGTCTCTAAGCTGCTGGATAAGATAGACacgatgaagaagaagaatggaGGAGGCTGCTACACCAATGAGATGTTCCAGGAGGCAGAAATGACCATAAAGAAAGAATGTGAGagaatactgagagagagagcgggagagatgcggagggagagagagaagctgcAGGCAAAACATGAAGAGGAGATGAAAGAGATGAAGAGAAGGATGGAAGAGCAGAGACTTAAAGAACAGGAAGAAAGAAACCATCGGGAAAAAGagctaaaagaaaaagaagaacatttaaGGAAAGAGCGTGAGGA aaaagagGAGGTAGAGGTGGAACGGAAGCAAAAAGAAGAGCAAGAAAGAAAAGAGTGGGATGAGAAACAAAAGGAAATGAGGAATGagtttgaaaaagaaagagaacaagaaagacaaaagagagaaaaagaaaggagagaTCAAGAGGAAATAATGGAGAGGAATCTTGGAGAAAAAAAGCAgctgaaaaaacaacaagagGAATGGGACAAGGAACGAAAagaggagagagcgagacaaGATAAAGAGGATGagcagagaagagaggaggaaagaaaaagGCTGGCAAAGCTGCAGGAGGAATTTGACAAAGAACGAGAAGAAAAGGGAcagaagagaaagaaggaagatcAGGTGAGGAAAGAAAGTGAAGAGAAAGAATGTAAAGAAATTGAGGAagactacaaaacaaaaatgaatgaaatgaagagTAAATATGAAGAAGAGGCTAGAAAACAAGCAGAGGAATTTAATGACATCAAGGAGAAGCACAAACAAGAGTTTCTGGTCTTAA CAGGCCCTGGCAGAGGCAGTGTGCAGATGAAGGGAGTGCAGAAGGTGGATGTGTGGACATTGCTGCAGGTTACCCAGGCTCTGGGGGCAGTGCTGGGCACCTGCTTCGGGCCCTCCGGGGGGCAGGTCTTCTTCACCTGTGACACTGGAGACGTCCTGATCACCAGGGACGGCCAGCATATCCTGAGCTCCCTCCGGCTCGACCATCCCATCGCCAG aGTCCTGGTGGAGTGTGTATCAGCACACTGTGATATCACGGGCAATGGGGCCAAGTCCTTCCTTCTCCTGCTGGGGGCGCTGCTGTGGG cacacagacctctATCCATATACGTCCAGGAAGCGGCGGCCCAGGTACAACTGCCTGGGCAGGCTCAGTACGGCCCCCGCTTCCTGGAGGCCCAGGGGCACTTCCTGGGGCCCTCAGGGGCCGAACCCCCCGGCCAGGCGGCTCGGGGGCTGGAGTCCCTGGCCTGTAAATACCAGCTCCTCCTCTCCGTACTGCACACGCTCACAAGCCTGCTGTCCATTGATCTCATCCTGCACTCCCACGTCAGCAGCCAGGAGGAACCTAGCGAGGAAGAGGACGAGGGCGAAGAAGGGCATGGGGATTGA